A window of Phragmites australis chromosome 2, lpPhrAust1.1, whole genome shotgun sequence genomic DNA:
GTGGGAGGAATAGGGGCAGCCTAGCAACTAACATCGGGATTTTTTTTGCCGATGTGTGTCCAACCACAGGCAAATTAGCAACAAGAGCCTTCATTATCTCCATTTGCACTGCATTAGCTGCTGCCTCTTCAACCTCCATGGCTCTCCTCTTGTGCTGGGGATACATAGCATGGTAAAAAATCATGAGTTGCCTTCTTACGGTTGTCCATATAGCTTAACAACGCCATCGAATGACACTTACTCTTCTATGCGATCTCATGATCCACCTCATCTTTATCAAGGTACTCCTCCCATGAATATCTCCGTGTACTCTATTCccaaaaacaaattcatacgAACTCTCATTAATAAGGTACAACCAACATAAGATATCAAAAcagaaaatatagataatatgcATCAAACTAACAATGTCTTTACCAACCACATGCCCGCAGTAGCACCCCACACCAAGTTTGAAGGGCACTATCTCGTATCGAGTATTGACACCACAACCGTACTTCCTTGGATGACATGCTTCTATCACCCTATTCCCCTTGACTTGATCATGGTCCTCTATCCATTCGCCATCGGGATCGTACAGTAAATCCCGATAGTTACAAGTAGCATCATGGCACTACATTCAATTTCATAATAGAATGCATATGATATCTCAAACTACCTCACTCAAATTGTAAACACCAAACATGCACAGTTTTTACCTTTGTCATCCATTCACAACGGAAGTAAGAAGATCGCTTAGAAGGTTCACACAGCACACTATGCTTCCCGCAGTTGCATAGCGGAGGATCCGCTAGACCTCTTTTGCGCACTTCACACTTCTCTTTATCCGTCATTTTTGGAggatttggtggaggaggaacTTAACGAATAAACTTGGTGTATGGCTTCGGATACTAAGTAAATCATTTCACCTTCAATCATGGGGTCATACATCTCAGGCCCATCAATCCATTGGAGGAAGAAGCATATCTCCCACTCTTGCAAATTAATCAAACACAATGTCAGCAAAACAAATAATGAGATATGTTTTTACCCTAACTCAAAACAAATATACACTCACATGATAATCTTTGCATAAGTAGTAAGTGCGGTCAACAGTATCTTCATGTAATAACTGAAGGACTATGACATGTTTAATGTAGTCACAGATTAGGACGGGGAGAGAAGGAGGAACAAGGGCATCCTTGCAACTAACATCGGGATACTTTTTGCCTATGTATGCCACTTTTGTTTATGCTACAAATTGGAAGTCATACTATACAACTACACAAATACTAGACCATTACTATTTTAACACTACTAAATCCTATACACTATATTAGGAACAGTCAATTTCGCACCACCATATACAAGAGTGAAATGGTCATTATACAAGAATAATAAACATGCTACATTAAACATTAAATAATAACAAACAAACCATAGCTAATCttatcaaattttaattttcacATCACCTAATCTCCAAACCCTAAGTATCTCAAAACCAACTAAAAATACATGGAAAATAGAAATTGAACGGATGGAATGGAGTATTTACCTTCAATGAGTATTCTCTCGTGAAATCTCATTTGATTTTGGTCCAAAATTGCTGAATTTGTTGAAAGATTTCGAGGAGAGGGAAGGCGTGAGAAAACAAGCcttggagaggaagaacaatatACGGGAGGGAAGGGCTTGCGTGACCCTCTATATACAACTCAGTCACATCAAGCCCCTTGATGTGATAGCTGGTCACGTCAAAAATACTAGCGTGACTCAAACCTGCCACGTCAGCTGGCTGTCGCGACGCCGTGCATGACGCTTTGATCATGCCAAATAGTTGGCGTGACACAGATGGAAGTTCACGCCAATACTTTTAGCGTGATCAAAGGAACGagtttctgaaaatttagtTTCCCACGTactattaataaaatattagttttacaTAGgccaatataaaaaaaatttataaactgTAGTATCTAAAGGCACATACAAATACACATCACATCTAACACACATTACAAAGCTCACACTAAACCTACAACTTATATTCACACACGCCTACTAAAGAGATTCATGAAACCTTAGACTCTGCAAGCGACGGACACACGCCACCTTCTCATTTATACACACACGGGCTCGAAGCTATccctaaaaatataattaggaGCAAGCCGCTATAAAACATCGGTGGATCCCGAGGATCCAACGCAGAGAGGTGAGAGTAAACACAAACGCTCCTACGTTGGGCTATCAGCCCGTTCTCAGTTGACTGGAAGCTGGATCCTGAAGCGTGGCCTGTTTCAGACCTGCTTCATACTGTACTTTTGCCAGTTTCCATAATCCAATCCCAGTTGGAATATGGAAATCACCGTTCACAATGTTACCACCTCTATGCCCCAAAATTGACTTGTTAAACAATAGCAATCCCAGTTTTTTGGGGTGATTTAGATTATACAGAAACAAATATTTGCTCCACTAGTTGAACAGTGGCATTCTCAGGCCACATCATGAAGTGCCGGAAGTCCAAAAGTGTAAGGTTCATTGCATTGCTAATTGGTGATTATGTGATATTTCTTATAGCATCCAATGTTCCACATTTCAAATCAATAATAGTAACAATTCACAGGAAACGTGGGCTTCCGTCAAGGGAGATAACATTTGCCCTCAAAAATGGAGATTGCACAAATTGCTGGCGCACGCTAATCGGTCATGTAATCCTGAATTCCTGATGTCAACTAACAAACTGGGTCAGCCACCGTTTCCCACACCAAAGAACGATGCCGCCCACCGGTTATTATTCGCGTACTCAGCCATCAGGATAACTTAGAATTGGAACTGCATCTCCTTTGTGTACTTGAGCTCCTCAAGGTGTGCAGCCATGGCCTTGTTCATCGGAGGAGGACCACACCTCAGGACCTGAAATAAGCAAACATATCTCTGTAAGCCTCCAGGTTGGATGCAAGAATACAGAAAAGAGTTACAGGAAGCAATTACATGATTATGAAACAGAAGGAAAAACAACTAAGACTCGACATTTACCTGAATGTCCTCAGCAGGCGCTGGACAATGAGTTCTAATCATTTCCTTGGACACAAACCCAACACCACCTTTCCAGATTTCCGGAGGCTGCAAATGTAGAAACAGAATATGAGATTCTGTTACAAATGTCTGGAAATAATGCCTAAGTAGTACACTGCAAGCCAGAATTCTCAGTATAACTATGTACTGGGACTCAGAAGGAAAGTTATTTTGTAGCGgataaaaatcaaaatagtaaAGGTAGTACATTCAAATATGATCTACCCAAacaaaatagtatttttaactCCTGCAATCTTATACTTTTAAATAGTCCAGCAATCCTTTAAACTAATCCATGTGATCATCTTTATGTATGTTTAGCTCTGCTATGCAATTATCTGGACATGCTGTGCTGTGCTGTTCAACAACCCAACCCTTGTTTTAGTCATAACAGGAATTCTGCAGTAATTTCTAAAAATTCCCTAGGGAGACATTGAAATAGTGAAGCCCGCTTTTTGGCAATAAGCGTTTCATGCGCTCCTATGCAAGAAGTCCAGAATGTTGTACACTAATCTCTTTAACATTCCAAAAGCAAATGATGTAAACCTGATTCAAGACATAGTAGATCTTAAAGCGGTCAGGATAGGTGTTGGCCAAGTTATCCAGCTCTTCCTGCATGAATAGAATAGAAACTAGGGAATTCAGCATGGAAGCACATCGTAAAGAACATTTGCAATTAGTCtgacaaattaaaaaaaaagaatgcataATAACATGACAAAAACCATTAGCAGGCAAATTGAACAATGGCTTGTCTTATATAACACTATCAGGCAATGCAAGATATTTTTCAAGAATGTTGCTCCCAAGGATTAGCGCCAATCTATCATACGTCTACTATGGAAGCTTCAACATAATGTCAAAGAGAATTCTCAGAAAGCTATGTGTTAGCTGTTAGGCTTCAGCTCCTGAATCCCTGTGTGTGACTCGGAGCAATTTTGTGGAGAACAATTTGCAGAGGTTCAACGTATCAGATGTTTACGCTGAAAAATATCTTAAGTATAGCAGAAAGAGAATAAGTATGGTTGAATATTTGAGTGTCACCAGTTCCCATCAGCAGCTAAATGAAATGCATAGATCTATATATAGAATAGTAAATGTCACAACAGCCAACTTAACAGGGGAGCTCAGATGGATGCTCCACCTCCCTCCCCACGCTCCCCTCCAACCCGCCTCCAGCCTCACGCTGGGATCTACTCCGAACCTGGCAGCCACTCTTCCGGCCGCGGCTCCATCTCAGCAACCGGTCACCCACCCCTCCTCTACCCACCGAGAgcccccatctctctctctctcccccgtCTGCACCGCCGTATACTCCAATTGGCCGTTCCAAGAAGTTACGCTGACTTGATGCTAGCCCGATGTCGGTGAGGGGAAAGACGTCGGACATCACCGCTTCGCCTTCCCCTCCGTCGTGTCCGAGTCCTCCGTTACTTCCGAGCTTTGCCAGGTGGAGTGGCCATGTTGCCGGTGTGAGGACTGACCGAGTGCCGCATGAACAACCCCCCCCTAACCTGCCCGCTTCGTCCACTCTGAGATATATCGGGTTCTTATCGCGAAATAGAGTCCAGACGCGGATGGCAGGCCGCTGGTAACCAGTAAATGTTCTAGAAGGTGGGGACGTCTTCAACCCCCGCGCCAGCATCGGAGGCCGGTTCTTGAGGATCTCCAGGGCAAGTGGTTTAACTGCTTCACGACAAACCACCGGGCGGGCGACGTGATGACTTCAAGCCTGTTACTTCCAATACCAGTCCTTGGGTCACAGGGCTACGGAGTGCTCTCGTTGACACACGCTTTCGATTATCATGGCTTCGTCCCACCAACCTCAAGACAAGTGGCAATTTGAATGGTGTCGTATCACTCTTGCGCCGTCACCGGATTCCAGCGTAGCCCCTGGTGTCAGGGCGCCACTTGGAGCCCAATCACAACTCGTTGGCCAAGGCGGTCAAGGGGGCATAAGTGTCGTCGGCCACGAAGATGCCACTCCTCTGCTGCCAAGGCGCCACCTCCTTCTAGTTCTGAGGATGGACGTGGCTCGGACTCCCCTACCCCATTAGGTCCAACTGCTGACAACAAGGAGGTTGCGGCTTACGGCGGCCTCAACCCTCAAGCTCCCTGCTCCGTGCTTCATCGCTCATGTCCCATTGATCAGGATGAAGCCGATCTACACCGGGCAATTTTCGTGACCATGATCAGCAACAAGCCCTCATTCACACCATAGGAGGCAATCGCGGGCACGCTCAACCTCAACCCCGACTCCCTCACCATTCTGCGGGATTTTTAAAGAGGCCTCGCTTTGGTGCTCGGCGGGGGCCTCCGGTCTGGGCTCTCTAATGCCTTGAGCTATTTTGGTtgggtccttttctttttcataacTCGGCGGCACGTTTGTACGCTTAAAAAGGGACTTGTGTGTCTGTGCGCGTGTTTGTTGTATTAGTGTTTTATTcattcttaatataatgatagGCATCTCTCTTGCTGGttcatgaaaagaaaaaacaaccaACTTAATATGAGCAGCACAGAAAGCACGGTTTGATGAAATACTAATGGTCATCAGTCAACAACAAATACGATATCTTAAAAATGTTATTTGACTAGACTGAATCAGAACCACCACAAATGAAGACAAGGGTAATTCTACCTTCAGAAGAATGTCCTCGTATGCGACATTTGCGTAGATTAAATGAACCTTTGTGCTGTCGTTAGGGTTCTCAAGAATTGCTCTTGCAACCTATGAGAACAGAGAAAAGACCATGAATCAGTACAAAAGGAAGTAATTAGTAGCATTATCAATCGCAATATAGAATTCGAGACTAATTGTTACTTGGAACATTGGAGTGATGCCCGATCCACCAGCCAGCATTCCAAATGCCCTCACTTGGCCAACTTGGTACTTGAAACGACCCTAAATCAGAGAAGAAGTCGTGTTAAACTGTTAGACTCCTAATCGAAGGCAAATGTGCCTGGCGGAAATTGTGGGGATCCTCGTAGGCTGGCTAAATCAGAAGCTTAGAACATAATAATCACCTTAGGTCCCTTCACAGACAAATAATCACCAACTTTCATCTCACGGAAATGATGGGACATTCTTCCTTGAGGATACATCTGCATTATGGAAAGAAATGAAGAACTGACTCATGATTTGTCCACACAATAGAAAGTATCCGAACAAGAAAATCAATATGAATATTAACCTTTATAACAAGCTCAAAATATCCAATATCAGAATCCAATGTAGTAGGGGTGTAAGGCTTGATTACTTCTTCGCCAGTAGCATCCTGTCCTCTGCATTAACACAAGGGAACACAAAGATGGTTAAAAAGATGACACACCAAAGAAAAGCAAAATTTACGAGAAAGACAGAATCAAAACCTGCAACTGATATGTTGGCCGATTGGAAGGCCTAATACAGAGGTTGGAGTTGGTAGAGCAAATTTGAACTT
This region includes:
- the LOC133908991 gene encoding NADH--cytochrome b5 reductase 1-like yields the protein MDFLQGQSLETTVTVAVAVAAVAAGGAFLLLRSKKPKGCLHPENFKEFKLVEKKQISHNVAKFKFALPTPTSVLGLPIGQHISCRGQDATGEEVIKPYTPTTLDSDIGYFELVIKMYPQGRMSHHFREMKVGDYLSVKGPKGRFKYQVGQVRAFGMLAGGSGITPMFQVARAILENPNDSTKVHLIYANVAYEDILLKEELDNLANTYPDRFKIYYVLNQPPEIWKGGVGFVSKEMIRTHCPAPAEDIQVLRCGPPPMNKAMAAHLEELKYTKEMQFQF